The Sinomicrobium kalidii region ACGAAGCCCGTATTTTCCCGATACCATCTTCCGGATTTCCCCCGGAAGGAAAGCTGGTGTTCAACGACGGTTTTCCCGATCTCCGGCTCACCCCAATGGAAGCACTGTTGAGGAATATGAGAAGCCTGTCCCGGAGAACTGTTCATAAAAAATATTTTATGTATGGCGGCTCGCAGGGCACCCGGTTTCTTCGGGAAACCCTCTCGGAATACCTGAGTGATACCCGCGGATTGCCCGTAACCCAGGAAAACATACAGATCACCAAAGGGGCGCAGATGGGGATTTACCTTGCCGCATCCATACTCCTCAAACCCGGTGATGATATTATTGTCGGGGAACCTGGTTTCACCGGGGCAGAATTTGCATTCCGCCGTTTAAATGCGAACATAAACAGGGTTCCGGTTGATCACGAGGGCATAGATGTAGATGCTGTTGAACACCTGTGCAAAACCAAAAAAATACGGTTTGTTTATGTTATTCCGCACCACCATCATCCCACCACCGTTACGCTTACCCCCGAAAGGCGTATGAAGCTGCTGGAGCTGGCCCTGACCCACAAATTTGCCATCCTGGAAGACGATTACGACTATGATTTTCACTACGCCAGCAAGCCCATGATGCCCATAGCCAGCCTGGACCGCAACGGTAGTGTAATTTATATCGGAACGCTCACCAAAACGCTCGCCCCTGCCATTCGTATCGGTTTTATGATCGCTCCCGAAAACTTTATCAGGGCCGCTACACATTTGAGGAAATCCATAGATGTACAGGGGGACAGCCTCGTTGAAAATGCCATTGCCGAACTTTACCGGGAAGGCACCGTTACCAGGCATATTAAAAAATCCGTTAAACTTTACCGGGAACGCAGGGAGCATCTCTGTCAACTTCTCAATGAAGAACTGGGCAACTCCGTATCCTTTAAAGTCCCTGATGGCGGAATGGCGGTCTGGACCACATTCCGCAATACGGACCTCGCGGTCATTTCCCAAAAAGCATATAAAGAGGGTCTCGTTATTCCCGACGGCAGGGAATATGATACTCCTGCCAAAAAATACAATGCCGTACGACTGGGATTTGCTTCTCTCGATTTC contains the following coding sequences:
- a CDS encoding PLP-dependent aminotransferase family protein translates to MDFIQELITIAPGADTPIYLQITNAFIRNIRSGHLRKGLKLPGSRKVAGLLKVNRMTVVAAYEELQVQGWIEKIPKKGTFVKKELPLLSPERIAENEEIYSIPKRTHFRFDEARIFPIPSSGFPPEGKLVFNDGFPDLRLTPMEALLRNMRSLSRRTVHKKYFMYGGSQGTRFLRETLSEYLSDTRGLPVTQENIQITKGAQMGIYLAASILLKPGDDIIVGEPGFTGAEFAFRRLNANINRVPVDHEGIDVDAVEHLCKTKKIRFVYVIPHHHHPTTVTLTPERRMKLLELALTHKFAILEDDYDYDFHYASKPMMPIASLDRNGSVIYIGTLTKTLAPAIRIGFMIAPENFIRAATHLRKSIDVQGDSLVENAIAELYREGTVTRHIKKSVKLYRERREHLCQLLNEELGNSVSFKVPDGGMAVWTTFRNTDLAVISQKAYKEGLVIPDGREYDTPAKKYNAVRLGFASLDFREQEQAVAILKELISN